A region of the Paramormyrops kingsleyae isolate MSU_618 chromosome 6, PKINGS_0.4, whole genome shotgun sequence genome:
agatttgtaggatgcacatccaggtcacgaagctcccgttccaccacatcccaaagatgctctattgggttgagatctggtgactgtgagggccattgtagtacagtgaactcattgtcatgttcaagaaaccaatttgaaatgattcgagctttgtgacatggtgcattatccagctggaagtagccatcagaggatgggtacatggtggtcataaagggatggacatggtcagaaacaatgctcaggtaggccgtggcatttaaatgatgcccaattggcactaaggggcctaaagtgtgccaagaaaacatcccccacaccattacaccaccaccaccagcctgcacagtggtaacaaggcatgatggatccatgttctcattctgtttacgccaaattctgactctaccatttgaatgtctcaacagaaatcgagactcatcagaccaggcaacatttttccagtcttcaactgtccaattttggtgagctcgtgcaaattgtagcctctttttcctatttgtagtggagatgagtggtacccggtggggtcttctggtgttgtagcccatctgcctgaaggttgtgcgtgttgtggcttcacaaatgctttgctgcatacctcgattgtaacgagtggttatttcagtcaaagttgctcttctatcagcttgaatcagtcggcccattctcctctgacctctagcatcaacaaggcattttcgcccactgccgcatactggatgtttttccctttgcacaccattctttgtatcACACTGTAAGGTCATGGGACTCCATAATATATCAATGTGATTTTACATGTTACAAATCGACATGCTCAGATGCTGGTACCAGAGATGTACAAGTTATATCTGGCAAGGCAGATCCATAAATGTGACCTCCAGTTTGATCACATGAAGTTACAAATGGACAAGAAGCATCTTTCAATAGAAAATGACTAATTTGGAAACAGAAATACTATAGCACCAATTAACGGTATGATCTGAATGAAATACACAATTTCCTTTGTAACCTGACAATGCGTTGAAACATTTATTACTtaaattatttactttttaaattaaaaaaaaatcaatagcaACATACTGTGTGAAAAATAATTTGGGGGGGAAAAGTATCTGCAATAATTTCTTTTAACTTTAATACATTGACAATATATCTTTCACAAACCTTCTGGGAGGAGGTCATCATCTTACAAGCACACTAAAGGACATCTCTCTCCTTTTACTGTGGCTATGTTATGGAATACAACACTTGCTACGATGATGTCACACGCCTTTGTTGGAGTGACCCAGAGATCATGCAGGAACTGGAATTGGCCCTTGAGGACCCCATTAATCAttttatgtttacatttatGGCATTTAGCAGACGCccttacataagtgcttagaagtctCATCAATGAATGCATTCTGATACCGCCTAAGAATAATATCGctctaaaaaaaatctgttggcAAGTAATCATTTTTTTAACAAGAGTGTAATCCTGGACGTGCTAATCCAAGTACTTCCGAAAGAGGAAGGCTTTTAGTCATTGTTTGAAGAAACCCCATCACTCAGCTCTTCGGCCATCTAGGGGAAGATCATTCCACCAAATAGGTGTCAAAACAGAGAAGAGTCTAGATGCATATCTTCCTTGCGCCATGAGAGATGGTGgtaccagtcgagcagtgctggaggatcggagagagcGTGATGCGGTGCGGGGTGAGATGAGTTCTTTTAGGTAAGAGGGTGCTAGTTCATTTTGATCACAGGCATAGTGACTAAGACTGCTGAACCACTCACCACCCCCACAGATTGATATCTGGGGGGATTCTCTTTCTGCCTCTCGCATCTTGCTCTCTGTAGCACCCGTAAATAAATTATTAGTAATATAACAAATTATGAAAACTGTAGGACtcatattaacaaaaaaaaaccttggaCATGATGCAAGCTCCAAACAAACACGAACGAGAGCTGTTTTCCGTGACGGGTGGCTtgccgtgatcgtatagtggttagTACTTTGCGTTGTGGCCGCAAcaaccccggttcgaatccgggtcacggcagatAATGTCCCTTAAGTTATTATTTTTGACACTATATGTTTCAACTTAAGTTTTTAAATCTCTTTTTTTTATAACTTTAGCTGTTTATTTACTTAAAATCGTAGTCTTCAAAGTAAGATATTAATCTTTGAAGTAACACCCACGGATCTGACAACTTTTAAGAACTGGGAAAACTCATTGGTCATTTCCTAGTAACAATGTCAACTATTGGTTCGCATACGGTCGAATAGAAATCCGTCTTTTTCATTTACCCATGTGGTGTCTGAAAACGGAGCAGACATTATGGTAAGTTTGTTTAAATGTAGAATTGTTTTGAAATAATATGTTGAACATTGTGTTTCATTTCGTTCTCTTGCCGAGTTACTCCATTAAGAAAGCTGAAACTCATTTTCGGGTCATTAAAAACAAGAACCCTGTATCCAACTAGAAGTACTTACCAGTTTGTGAAGCTGAATTATATAGAGATCTGGTTCTTTTCTGTATATCTACTTAGGTTTCATCAGacggtttttaaaaaatatatatatactaatAAAATAACGTGCCGCTATTCTTGCTTCGGCAATTAATCCTCAAAATTGTTGAGACGGCAGCGAAATTGCACCCAACATGTTACACACAACAATGTAAtttgtaatatatatttaaCTGTCAGTAGGTTTAATGATATTGTCCTGGCGTCCAAGATATGACAGAAATAATGGCGTTCCGTAATGTCATAGCTACATATAGCTACCTCAACAAGGCCGATGAATTTGATGGTTTTTGTACAGTATACCAATCAAAACTGTCTAGCGTGTATGGAATTAAAACTGGCACTGAAATATACTCCTTGAAATCTGTAGCGCGTTGTGTTTACGTGATCAGggacaaaaaaaattacaactCGAAATTTGTAGCTGTTGTCGCTAATCCTCgctttgtgtatttatttagctgCGACGGGAAGCCAGGCTTAGGAGGGAGTACTTGTACCGGAAGGCTCAGGAGGACAGGCTGCGCACCATCCAGGAGAAAAAACACAAGTTAAAATCTGCTCTAGACGGTAAGAGAGCCTCGCACGTATAAGATTTCTACCACAGTGTTCAATGTTCTGAGAAGCCATTCCCTCCAGAATGATCTAGTTGAAAGCAAAGCGTGACGATACACGGTAACTTTTTTAAGCACTGCTGCCGGGCAATGTTCCTGACCAATGTTGCTCGGTCAATATTTGAAAAACTTTAATCGAAAGTGGGCAACGAAACATTGCTCAAGAAGTTGCCCTGTGTCACCTTTATGGATATTTTAGAACTAGTAGGTTGAGGGTTGCAGTCCTGTCCCtactctgtgtggagtttgtatgctATGCCAGTGTTGCCCAGGCTTCCTGCATATATTCTGGTTTACTCCCATTGTCTAAAGATATGCATTTAGGTGAATTAGTGTATCTAAGTGACTGATGGCTTgtactttgtgtgtgtgactgtgtaggtgtgtgctgtgttttggactggcatcctgtgctgCTCAGGATAGGTCCAAAGGCCCCACCTTCCCTAATGACAAGTCACTGAATAGATGAATGACACTaaagtattttatatttttgtgaaTTCTGTCATGGTATGGTGTAGATCGCTGTAATGGGATTTTTCTAGAAACACATCAAACAGCCCTAATTATACAATGCACCGATTATGTTTATTGACTGAAGTCTGAGTGTGGTCTTTCTATACATTCCATAACCACAGTACTAAGGGCTTCATATATCTTCCAGAGAATCGTCTGCTTCCGACAGAGATTCGTAAGGAGGCCTTGCAGCTCCAGAAGCTTCTTGAATATGATGATGAGGGAGCAGAAGGTGAACACAACTTATGACCTATTTTATGTCCTGTCAACACTGATGGTAACTACAGAAAATGAGTgtgattttctttcttttggcAGGTGTCAGCAGTCACGCTGATGATGAGTATAAATGGGGTGGAGTCGAAGACCCTAAAATTATGGTGACGACATCTAGAGACCCTAGCTCCAGACTTAAGATGTTTGCCAAGGTCTGTTACAGTGCCATACATGGAGCATACCAGtagattttaaatgaaaacctgATAATTATCCTTCAGCCATGTTTCAGGAAGGTGCAGCATTGCAGTCTGTGTTTTTGACTTCTTTGGTCCTCATTGTGGTTATCAGGAAGTGAAGCTCATCTTCCCAGGAGCTCAGCGTATGAACAGAGGGAACCACGAGGTGAAAGCATTGGTCCAGGCCTGCCGTGCGGCTGAGGTCTCAGACCTGGTGATTTTGCATGAGACCCGAGGCCAGCCAGGTAGGTGTATAGTGAGACATGCTCAAGTATATAAATGACACAGCACGCAgccctccaacttgcaggggaaaatttgggggttggtggtgggattggcactccagccacagTAAAACATCTCATGACAGCTCAAACCGAACAGGCATGACACTTTTCTGCTCTCCACGGGAGTAGCTCccctggtcatgggtgacttcagtgtgaccactggcactgacagggctggctttGAGGGCTGTGTCAGTCCCCATGGGTCTGAGGAACTGTTTAATGCTTGCATAGACTGGGTGTcgggcagggtcgtggggtctAGCGGCCATGGagctgtggcagatggatgatATTTTGAAGAATCGTTGGAAGAAATGGGCAGataaaatgataataaaaataagaattaGAATAAAGTGTCCAGTAGTTCACCGTTACCTGTATTCCCACCCACAGACGGCTTGGTCGTGTGTCACTTGCCATTTGGACCCACAGCCTACTTCACATTGTACAACGTGGTTATGAGACATGACATCCCAGACATTGGCACCATGTCCGAGGCCTTCCCACACCTCATCTTCCACAACTTCACCTCACGCCTGGGGCAGAGAGTGAGTACAGCATGAATGTGGGTTTTAGCTCATGTTGTTTTCTCTATAGATTCTTAATgagatattttaacatttatttacttaacaTGTTCTCATTTCTCATACAACCTTATCCATAGTGCTGTTCTGAGTAAAAATGTCATACATTTGCATCACCAATAAGCCTGTCACGATCGATTATATCAATAATCAAGTAATCTACTGATTAATCTGATGATTCACAGAGCAATCGTTTAtatgtaatgtaatataatataattagtGTGAGGCAGGAATCAGCCAGTCGTTGCAGGGGACACACTCAAACATATCGGCACTCTCACTTAAGTTAcatgtttttttggttttttttttacagtggaaGGAAACTGGAGGATATTCAGAAATACAGCACCTCTTTGTATGTGAGGGTGTCACGACTAGGTCTGCCACATCTGTCACATAAATTTAGTTTTTTCCAGGACAGACAACTATAATCTGAGGTGGTCCTGGAAAATCCTGGACGGGTGGCAACCCtagctgtgacccccccccccccccccgacccactGTGGCACTGTACTGCCCTGACAGCTTGCATGCTGTTAATATCCACTTGacatttcatgcacatgcaaCTGTCACATCGTAAGGACCGCGATAGTCTGCTGGGTTCGAACCGTCAATTAGTTGTGCTAAAACCTTTTTACTCAGTCACTGGAAACTTTGCAAGTTTCAGTTTAAATCATTCTCGTCCTGGCTGTTGGACTCACGCTTAGTCCATTTAGAgcatttgtgagaaattaaacaaaaatgagcaAAGATGGGAAAAGCGAGCAGGAAGTGGCCCAAAAAGGGATTCATCTTTCACTGTATGGAAAAATTTTATATTCCATTATTGAGGAAAAGTAATTGATTTCTCAgaactgctttgtgtctgttggcacaacacacggcaacaccaccaacttatttgacagactCTGCTACTAAAGTTCTTTTTGGCTGTCTAGTTTTCAATTCCTAAATATCGCAGTGTATTTTTCCCAGTCTCATTCAGTCGTAAAACACATAATatgttaacaaaaaatattattgtCCAGTCATTATGTAACATATTATGTAAGATGATGTGGCTAAGTAACAGGACCAATCTTTGTTTTATCAGCGATTATTTTGACTTACAGGAAGCATAGAAAGTAAAgtaagcaaaataatttaagtgAACGTGATGACAAAGACAGGCTATGCTACTCTACGAGGCTAAATGGCACATATCTATGGCTAACCTCGCAGTATTGGGCGAGTCAATCAAACCCGAATGTCTTCTTGTAAGATGTTTTTGCATTGCTGTTGTTCTGTGatgatatttaagttctgctttgcaatactgacaAACGACTTCATTTTCAGTCAGTTTTAATCGGAAGTTCTTCCATAGAACTGAGCCTTTTGCTCTTTATTTGGATCCTCATCCACTATGTGCTGTAGTCCCTCCATCAAGTTGTCAAGTAATTGAGAAGGAAATTTTTTATCTGAGATTTACTGTGTAATCGTGACGGTTCTAATCGCCAATCATTGTTACATAGGCACAAGTAGTATTTGTAGTATTTCCATTTGTGCTCACGTAATCCAATAGTGTTGAAGTGCAAATAAAGTATGGTGCTTCATATTATTATATgatattaatttaatatattattatggTGAGTAGCTTTGGATATTTTCCGAGTTAGATTCCTGGTTATTTAAAGATGTCAGCCTTTTCTTCTCACCCTTTTCTTTCTACACTTGGTTTGACTAGGAAGTTCTATAATCAACCCTACCACATTGCGAGAGTTAGAGTCACAGGTCCTCCGTGATCTGGAAAAGCCATGTGAAATTTTTTGGTCCCCTTGGCGAGCAAAACAACCATGCGAGTGGAGCGAAAAAACATGAGAAACGTGAGACACAAAGATCACTACAAGCCACTGTGAGAGGCTGCCCTAAACACGCTTGGTGTCCTCCAAACTagcactgtacatatattttatgcatttataagtTACTAAACTTTTGAGTGTCGTCTGCTGGCATTCGCATGTCATTTGCAGCTATCACAAAACTCACCATTTCTTATGTTGGCGCCACGATATAGCGAAACCATGATGAGGAAAGCTGCAGTACAGAAGGGTTGACTGTACATTGAAGTCCTAGTATTGATTCCCTCTGATAAGTTGATATGCTCCATATGTGAGCCACAGTCTGGTACGGAGGGTTTTAATCGGAGGTTTTTGGATATGTGGTACACAAACTGGTCACACAAGTCATGGTAGTAATGCTTTTCGTCTGAAAATACTTCTCTTTATTCAGGTGTCCAATATCCTGAAGTATCTGTTTCCAGTGCCCAAAGAAGACAGCAGACGTGTGGTCACATTTGCCAATCAGGAAGACTACATTTCCTTCAGGTGAGGCAGACAAGATTTCCAATTCCACCCTTTAGAAATCTTTTGGTCAACCTATATCATAATTTGGATGCTGTGATCATGAATGTTTCTTTTGAGCTGTGGTAATTCTTGTTTGTAGACATCACACATATAAGAAAACTGACCACAAGAATATTGAACTAACAGAAGTGGGGCCAAGgtttgaaatgaaatgtaaGTCGCATGCTGGAATAATTTGAAAGTATGCTTGTCATTTAAATCATGCCTAGTAAATATAGACATGGTGTAAATAAGAATTACTTGTATGattttatccccccccccccagtggatcCCTCTTTTGAGTCAGTCTGTTTTTCCTGTCTTGCCACAGTGTATATGATCAAGCTCGGCACTCTGGAGAACGAGGCCACAGCAGACGTGGAGTGGCGTCTGCATAGCTACATGCATACAGCAAAAAAGCGCAGGGTTCTGACCACAGAGTAGCTGTGAGACCTGGGACCAAAAACTGTTTTTGTATCATATGTGTTACTCAGCGATTCTACCACTGCTTCAGAGAAGTCATTTATTGATGCCATAATTTCCTGTTTTCAACATTACTGAATACTGGCTATAGGTAATTTACCAGGTAGCAAAGAGTTTTGTTATACAGGAGGTTGGTGTttcactttttttattttgtccaAGCTCTTTGGCTTGCTCATTGATTGGATGTGTGAATAATTTTCTGATTATCCTGATATTTTCTGTTGAAACAATGCCTTGCAAGTAAGCTCCAAAATTGAGACACAAAACACAGAtgttgtggattttttttaaataggaaTCTGTTAGCATTTCTGTAACCAAGCCAATTTCTATTTGCCCTAAGGGAAGTTTATACTGTACAAATTTAGTGTTTTTCTTCTTGGATCCATTTCTTCAATTGCAATTTTGAGCTTTACAAGTAGGTTAGTAAGTATTTTTCATTGGTCTTCTGGGGGGAAATCTATATCTGGTTTTGTGTGACCCAGCCTCATAAAGGTTGTCATAATAATGATGGACAACAAACAGCATTTATCTTTATTGATCAGGGTGAGCAGTTATGGATGGTTGTATGTGGACCATTGATAACTAGTTGAATCTCAACTGGAAATAATATCAACTGGATTCTACTGAGCAGAAGAGCACTGCAATTAGATGGTAATTTGGGCCATTCCTTAATACAAAGATGTTTCAGCCTGTGTTCCAAATCATGGGGGAATGTTACGTTGCACCAATGTATACTTTTAGGTACGTAtgatatgacaataaagcccacTTGATTGTGAAAGTAGTCCAACACCATTTTACCATCTCCACCATGCCTTATAGTTGGAATGAGGTTTTGGTGTTGGTTATCAAAACATAACACTGCGCACATTCACCAAAAAGGTCAATTTTATCTCACCTgtctacaaaacatttttaatggaGCAAAAGCTTCCTCTGCAGTGTCCTCCCATGACTACTCTTGTTCTGTATTTTTGTTATGGTGAACACAGGCATTGTGTGCAAAAGTGCCAGCAGATCATTACTCATTAGGTATCATACTAAGTTTCTTTGtcatttcttcaaatattttAAAGCATTCCTTACTGATCTGTGGCACTCTTTGGGAGGGTAGACACAATGCTGAATATCATCCATCTGTAATTGCCTGACTTTGGATCAGTGGTGACCCAAATCTTAAGAAATCCTCTTACTATTCTTACTTTCCTTACAGTTTCCAAAGTGCAATATATTGTGGATGCCATTTTATATTACTATGTACTCAGTTTGTTCAgcagttttctgtttttcatatGTTACAGTTTTAGCTGAGCTAGAACTAAAATCCACAAATCTTTATTTCTTGGTTACACATGTAACCTTAGAGCTTTGTAAGAAATCCCAAATGTTTATTAAAAACGCTAGACACtcatgatttttaaatattacatttcctgcaaaaaacaaaaaaggtttCTGTGTTgtatatgatgatgatgacgacatCTATTTTAAGTATTATAACAAAGCTTTTGTCATaagtcaggatggccgagcggtctaaggcgctgcgttcaggtcgcagtctcccctggaggcgtgggttcgaatcccacttctgacagtacattttgaaaaatatttttatatttaaaacattCGATTACCAAACTGCTTCTAAACGAACAAGTTGTATAATAATGCTAAGATTcaatttgtttattattttgctttGAAATGCGAGAACTCGATCAGTCACAGGGCACGTGTCTTGCTGTTACTAGAGAGGCAGTAGCACTATTAAGCATGTAGTCATGTATTCTTTCACAGGTACATATCAAGTTTAATAAGTGTATTACTGACAAAATTCACCCATGAGTTCTGTTTCAGTGCACAATCTAAAGAGAAATGCTGGACTTGTATTCGGAGTTTGGGTATTTCTCTCATTCAAATCCGACCAATAGTATATAAATACTAACCTTCCATGTTACATGATCGAGATTTGTTCTGTGCTGCACTTACATCTCCTATAAGCACATTTCTCTCAAGGCACATTTTCATACTAAACTACTAATACTTCTTCAGTAGTACATTATGTTAAAGATTTTGTTAAACATCCCAAATACCTGACACATATATGTAGAGTACAAGTAACTTTAGCTAATTCACTATCCAGCAAGTTTCGAGAATGATTCCCATATGcaagaaaaggaaaaatgtTTATACGGCTTCTTTTTAGACAGTAGTAGCTGCAGCCATGCAACTAATAACCACTCCATTAGCAGAGAGCTAGGTAATTTTAGAATTCATGGGACTCGCTACCCAATCAGCGAATCCCATTTCAAGAATGAACCAATGGAGAAGCGTCATGCGCTTGTTCCGCTCTGTCGACACAGAAATTCTTGCCTTGTTCTTCAGTTCGTGAGTATTCAAGATGGCCGACGCAGGTGggtgtttattttcagaaaaaatACATTAAGGAAAATATCTGATTATCTCTTTGTTACAGAGGATTTAATTTATCGTCTTTCTGGGTTAGAAGTGCTTTCTTTTAAAACTTGAGTCATAATTTATTCTGTAGTCTGCAACTTTTAAAAGTGGAGGGGAGTAAAAGTAGCTAGTCTGCTAATCCCTTTCCGTCTCAGAAACAGTAGCCAGTTTCAGTGTGACAAACACCTGACGTGAATTTAGAAAACAACAATCAGGGAGCAAGCCTTTCCAGATGTACACAATACCGGTTCGCATTAAAGATCGTAACAGGACGCAGGTTTTAAGCTCATGCTGCGCTGTGAGCCGGAGGGCGATCGGCATTCGCTAGTTTTACTTAGCTCAAATCAGGCAGCTAACCAGCTAACCATTCAGAAGAAGAACAAGTTAACTTACCATGTGTTAGCAAGGAGCATTCCAGTATGCTCTTTATCTTAGTGGCTAGTCCTGTGTGTTTAACAGAGAGTTAGTTTTATGCGTGATAGAGTAATTGTTTGGCTTGCTGCTTAACCCATACGTTTCTCTGACCCGTAGCTACTTTCCTGCCTGTTCTAGTAAAATAGTTATAGCCACGATTATCAGTGAGTAGTAACGAGACAAACTAGAAGCGGCATGTGGACGGCTAGAGAAAGCAGACAGTCTTACTTGGTGGCTGCTCTGCCTTCGACGGGACATAATGTGTCGATACTGTATTACGTTGTCTTTTGTATAATTAATAGTAGCTGGCCGGCTTACTACCGGAACACAATTTACCTTGATCGCGTACCTGAGGGTTTTCGGCGCCGGAGAGGGGCCCTCCTAGTCTTCCTCCTCATATCCAATTTGTGCCAGGTGCAAAAGTGGTGGAGTAGGAATGGTAGTGTTTTGACATTGATGTTAGCGCTGGCGGGAGGGTACATAAGAGGACCTCTAGTCAGTGCCAATACTTCCCATGATGTCGTGTTTTTTAAGAAACCACATTTTTGAGAGTAGGATTAA
Encoded here:
- the imp4 gene encoding U3 small nucleolar ribonucleoprotein protein IMP4, with the translated sequence MLRREARLRREYLYRKAQEDRLRTIQEKKHKLKSALDENRLLPTEIRKEALQLQKLLEYDDEGAEGVSSHADDEYKWGGVEDPKIMVTTSRDPSSRLKMFAKEVKLIFPGAQRMNRGNHEVKALVQACRAAEVSDLVILHETRGQPDGLVVCHLPFGPTAYFTLYNVVMRHDIPDIGTMSEAFPHLIFHNFTSRLGQRVSNILKYLFPVPKEDSRRVVTFANQEDYISFRHHTYKKTDHKNIELTEVGPRFEMKLYMIKLGTLENEATADVEWRLHSYMHTAKKRRVLTTE